GCTTCTCGTCATCAGTACTGATTTTTGGGTTCTGCTCTATTTTTGCTTTACCGGATGTTCATACTGATAAACTCGGCCTCAAATTTAGGATTCAGTAAGTCATAGATTATTATTTCATAAGTTTGATGCAGTCATCATTCTGTCATGATTGAATTGTTGATTTAGATGCCTCATTTAATGGAGTCGGATTTGAAAAGATTTACTGCACTCTCTTTTACTTTCTTGTTCATTTTAATTCATGTCAGAAAGTGTAAGAAATTTTGCAGttttatccatttttcttttgtgCATGTCAAATTTTCGCTTACTAGTGGTTACTTTGGACGAATTATTAAGCATAGGACTTGAGATGTGTATATCCTTGtatctcataaattttaaagtaacaaaaaattatttaatacaatttttttatatacgtATGCATGCATCATATGCCAAGTGACAGATGCTAgtgtatattaaaaatttaagtgattaacaaacttgaaccatagttcgaacttttatttattttcaatatagttcgaacttttattttttggagTTCACtggttaaatttaaattaaccaAATCGAGATGCAATGCAAAGCCTAGGTCCATCTAAACTTAATGCTCAAGTTCAAATGTAACAAATGAGGAACATTCACCTTGATTTGGCTCCTTGAACTAATCACAAAACAAAAGAGAGAAGAAACTATATTTGTCAACTTTATTGCTTCATTAGATTACAATGTAACTTTGCTTCATTAGATTACAATGTAGCTTTAAGATTCATTAGATTCAGTTGGTGCTAATGATAACACTGGTGGAGATTCTGGCAAGCACCTAGTGAAATGGAATTCGATTTGCAGCCGGTGATGAATGCTCGTCGATGAAACCAACCCCTTTTTCAGATCATCTTCCAGCTCCCTGATCGGAATAGCAGCCAAGAAGCTCTTGATGTACTCCTTGCACGAATCTTTACCCATACATAACATCGATGATTCCTCGTCATCGTCGTTTCTTGGAGCATCGTCGTCTTTTTCGGATTTTTCATCTGATTTTCGGGCCTCCTTTTCAATCTGATATATAGTTGTATCTTTATCAAACTTCAAGATAAAGGCTTGGTTGCAGCCCTCGAAAAGCCTCTCGCCCAGAGTGTCGATGACGTAGAAACAATCGTGTTCAATCTTCAGTACAAAGAAATGGTCGTTCCAACTGATGATATAGAGTAAGGGGTCGTTGGAGGAAGTGTCGTTTTTTGAGGCACAAATGCATATCTCGTCCCATATGCTGTCAAACGACATCGCCCCTTGGAGGAAATCAAACCCTTTGTCCTCTAGTCCATCCGGGTGGAAAAACCCGACAAAGGATTTTTCGGGTACAACGGAAAGTGGGCGAACTTCAGCCTCGAGGACTGTCTCGAGATCAAAATGCTTGTCGGGGAACCTTTCTTGATAAGTCTCATTTTCACAGAGATTCCTCCACTCGAGTGAACCTTCACGGATCAGGCTGTCGAGTTGGGATTTAATAGGCATTTCATCGTGGTTGGACTGTAACCAGTCGGCAATCACTGCTACGAGGGCTGTGCATGCACTTTCACCAGCTGCTCGTTCGCTTCTCTGGTCAATTGAAGCAAAGAAAACTTGAGTTTTCAACTTCTTTAATCCATCGCGACTGACGATCTCCTTATCCTCCCACACACCAACAGCAAAATTGTCTTCTCCAAATACACACGTGGATGGCTGATCCGCAACTGAATCTTCTTCAGTTTTTTGCTTCTGTCACATTTATAGACAACATTAAAAACATGAAATTGTCAAGATTTTTTGAAGTTGGTATCCATTGATACGAGCAATAAAGATAATTAAATGAATCGTGGAAGAAAAGTACTATCTGCTCGGACGACATCAAGATAATCACAGGCGTGAATAAAAGGGCAAGGAAATGAAAACAAACCTCAAAAGTGGTTTCATCCGAAGAGCCAAGTTGTCGACGATCAAAATCAATGTCATCTCCTCCTTCCTCTccgtaataatttttcaacaatggCTCTCCTTTAACTTTTGGGGATCTGAAGCTTAACTTCCTTTTCCTCCAGGGTAGAAGCCTGTTCTTGAAACCATGTGGCGGTGACTTATCTGGCTTTGATGCATCAGAATCCCCGGAATATACTTGCCCCACGTCTGAGGTACGATGGCTAAAATAGATCCAGTCCTCATCCTCACTACTGCTTGTGTTTGAGTATTTTGAAACACCAGCATGATTTGCATGGGCCAATGTTCCATAGCTGAACGATTTTCGAACAAAAGAGACATCTTTTACTGAGACATCTTTTACTTCCTTAGATTCCCTTTCATCGGAGTCATCGGATGATTCAGTTTCAAGTGGGAAAGTAAACTCGGCATCCTCGCTTTTAATTGAGCTCCTTCCATCACTGACTTCCTCTTCATGACCGGTCCTTTTACCTCTTTGTGCGAACATCCCGTTAAAGGTATTTGCTTTTTTAGAACCCGTCCTAAGATCAGGTAGCTCCTCTTTGTCCTGTGAAATGACCTCTCCATAACAAGGGGATCGAGGTAATGAAAACATCGATCTCGAGGTCGTTTCAGAAGTTTCCTCGAGATTCTTCAATTCTAGAAGGAAAATTGATAGCTGCAATCATGTAAACGAACAGAGTCTTAGCCAAAATTACGGTACAAAAAGAGTCATTTACGAACAAACAGAAGATGGCTAGTTGCTTACCGAAAGAGATGTAATACCGCAAACCGTGTCGCCGCATATCGCCAGAGGGACTTTAAGTTCATTGCCATGTTTTGTAGCTGTATTGGCAAAGTCAGCAAGGTTCAGAGATGCAGTGGCGAAAATAGAGGCCCTGTTCTTTGAATCCTGTTTTGAACCCTGATTCAGGACACAATTCGCCAGCATTTCAATGCAAAGAATTTTATCCAAAAACGACatgtcaaaataaatttaattctaAATGTACCCATGAGATCAACGTATTTTTCTTTGTTCTACTCGTTAATTCAACACAATTCTTAGTCTGAAAAAATAGTAAAActctatataaaaataattttccactACAAGGGAAGAAcacaaagaaataaaaaaaagatgttAGTTCTTCAAATATGTTATATATGACAACCTTTCAATGATCAGCTACCAAATATGTGaaataaattgtaaaataattttcccCGCAGATCATCCTCTCAATCCCAAAACAAGTCATCGATCCTAAAATATGGGTAGAAAAATCAAACGCCCTTTTTCTCGCTAAATGTGAAAACTTGGGAAAATGCATCATTTCTTGATTATAAGAACCAAGGTATTATGTAATTCACCTCAATTTCTATATACAACAAATTACACTGCTTCAGAATGAAATACTGCACGACATTTTTTTTTAGAGAAAGGTCAAACCGCATCACttaacaccaaaaaaaaaaaaaaaaaaaaaaaaaaaaaaaaNGCAAGAAAAAAATGATACTCATTACTCAAACTCACATTGAAAACTGTAAACGAAACCTCCCATGGATGAAAGACACCATCCTTGCAAATGGACAAATTGCAGACACTTTGAAACTCCTCATTCCACTCAACAACCCCATCTTCTTCTCTTATCATCTCCTCTTTTGTGAAATTCCTCCTCACGCTTCTTCTCAATGAAGTCAAAGCATTTCCCTTTGAACCTTTCCACTTTATTTCCACTGAAAATCTCGGAGGATCTTGGGGTTGTGGTGATGATTTGAGGCCTGTGAGTTGATGAACAGTAATATTAGCTAAGAATTTCTTGGAAAAGGGCCTCcagttcatcatcttcaccacCATTTTCTCTCTTCTGGTGATGAACTCTTTTGACTTTCACAATAAATATCACCCAGAAACAACAAATGAAAAAGATCCGCTTTTTgcagagtttttttttttgtgaaattgaGGGGTCGATGATCAAGAAAAGGGAATTTTGGGAGATGGGACTGAATCTAAACAGGGTATTTGAACGTTAGTTTGGATACCAAGGAAGGAGAAATATATACAAATCGTGTAAGCATGTTCGTGTGCACAACCACTTTCAAAGGAGAGATGCCGGCCTACGTCATAAGAACCAACGCCTTTGCCAGTTAACTTTTAACATGAAAGTGAGATgcatgtaaaaataaataaaagaaagatgCATGTCATAAAATTACAGGATATTAGTactgtatatatttttttcatatttattttttttatattatcaaatttaaatctaTCGTTCGATAATTTTGCTATTTtcgtaattttaatttttttatcgatATGACATTGATATGACGTATTAACTTCAACATGATGCTAATGTGTTCAGACTTCAgtgatatcaaaattttaaattttctgttaaaaacttaaaaatatcgaaAATTGAAACTTTCAAGATAAATTAAATTCGACAAAATAGAGAATTAATTAAAACGGTAAATAAACAAACAGATAATAAAAAATCACagttttatcaaaaaaattaagcaGTAATTCTGATTATGTGTGTAATTTAATATGctttacaaaatttataatatatcagcgcctcgatattttctaaaatgTCTTTTTTTATAGATCGACAATTAAATCCGctgattttgatatttataattatatacataatattatgcaTAATATATACCTCGAAAAAAAAtgcataatataaaaatatatttattgttacATGAAACCACTAAGCCGTTTTACTACAATATATTAATTAGAATTATGtttcaataatattattattgataggAATTTTTAACGATGAAATTATAGCAATTAATATTGAACGAGTTT
The DNA window shown above is from Primulina huaijiensis isolate GDHJ02 chromosome 12, ASM1229523v2, whole genome shotgun sequence and carries:
- the LOC140990521 gene encoding uncharacterized protein, producing MVVKMMNWRPFSKKFLANITVHQLTGLKSSPQPQDPPRFSVEIKWKGSKGNALTSLRRSVRRNFTKEEMIREEDGVVEWNEEFQSVCNLSICKDGVFHPWEVSFTVFNGSKQDSKNRASIFATASLNLADFANTATKHGNELKVPLAICGDTVCGITSLSLSIFLLELKNLEETSETTSRSMFSLPRSPCYGEVISQDKEELPDLRTGSKKANTFNGMFAQRGKRTGHEEEVSDGRSSIKSEDAEFTFPLETESSDDSDERESKEVKDVSVKDVSFVRKSFSYGTLAHANHAGVSKYSNTSSSEDEDWIYFSHRTSDVGQVYSGDSDASKPDKSPPHGFKNRLLPWRKRKLSFRSPKVKGEPLLKNYYGEEGGDDIDFDRRQLGSSDETTFEKQKTEEDSVADQPSTCVFGEDNFAVGVWEDKEIVSRDGLKKLKTQVFFASIDQRSERAAGESACTALVAVIADWLQSNHDEMPIKSQLDSLIREGSLEWRNLCENETYQERFPDKHFDLETVLEAEVRPLSVVPEKSFVGFFHPDGLEDKGFDFLQGAMSFDSIWDEICICASKNDTSSNDPLLYIISWNDHFFVLKIEHDCFYVIDTLGERLFEGCNQAFILKFDKDTTIYQIEKEARKSDEKSEKDDDAPRNDDDEESSMLCMGKDSCKEYIKSFLAAIPIRELEDDLKKGLVSSTSIHHRLQIEFHFTRCLPESPPVLSLAPTESNES